In Setaria italica strain Yugu1 chromosome IX, Setaria_italica_v2.0, whole genome shotgun sequence, the genomic stretch GCAGCTGACATACGAGGAAATGTTCCGCCAATGACAATATATGCCCACATCCACTAAAATGTCCTTCTTCCCCTCTGTCAAGGTCATTTCTACTAAAATCTCTGACATTGGTATCTGGCAACAGTAGTGATTCGATCGGCTATATAAaggggccggggaggtgatGTCGTCGAAGAGTGTGAGCTCAAGCTAGCCAAAGAAGCAACCTAGGCAACCCAAGCTAGCCCCGCCCCGGCCCCAGCTCCCGGCTCACTAACCATGAGTCACTTCGGTGGTCACTTCGGCGGGAGGCCCCAtggggcggcgacgacgacggtgcgGTGCAAGTACTGCCGGGCGTCGCTCACGGCGATCCCCGGCGAGCGCGCCATCCAGTGCGCGCACTGCAACTGCGTGACGCGCATCCGGCGCGCCGACCGGATCCCGCTGCCTGTCATGGGGCCCATGACGGCGCCGTTCCAGCGCGCCCGCGGCAAGAAGCGCGCCGTCCTGGTCGGCATCACCTACGCCGGCATGCGCCGCGGCTGCGGCGAGCTGAGGGGCCCCATCAACGACGTCAAGTGCATGCGGAACCTCCTCTGCCAGCGTTTCGGCTTCCCCAGCGAGTGCGTCATCATGCTCACCGGTAAGTGATTGATCCATGAATTAACGACTGAGCTGATCCATGAATTGCTCATGGACGATCGGTGCACGCAGATGACCAGAGGGACCCGTTCCGGCTGCCGACCAAGGACAACATCCGGATGGCGATGCACTGGCTGGTGCAGGGGTGCAGCTACGGCGACTCCCTGGTGTTCCACTTCTCCGGCCTCGGCGCGCAGgtggccgacgacgacggcgacgaggtggaCGGCTACGACGAGGCGCTCTGCCCGATGGACGCGTTCCAGAAGGGCCCGATCCTGGACGACGAGATCAACGAGGTCATGGTGCGCCCGCTCGTGCACGGCGCCAGGCTTCACGCCGTCGTCGACGCCTGCTACAGCGCCACCGTCCTCGACCTCCCCTTCCTCTGCCGCGTCGCCAGGAACGGCTACTGGCAGTGGGAGGACCACCGCCCCCCGTCGGGCGCCTGGAAGGGCACCAGCGGCGGCCAGGCCGTGCTCTTCAGCGGCTACAGCGACGGCAAGAGCAACTTCGCCGTGGTCAGTGATGATCCATGCATGCTTCCTTTCAGTTGACTGATCGACCTCGCTCGATCATCTCCCTTATACATCTactatatatttatatttatatatatgcagATGCCGGACGCCTACGCATCGGTGGGGGCCATGACGCACAGCTTCATCCGGGCGGTGGAGTGCGAGCCGCGCGGGGTCACCTACGGCCGCCTGCTCAGCTCCATGAGGACCATCATgaagaacggcggcggcgggggcttcGGCGACCTGCAGGGGCCCATCGGCGCGCCCATCCACCAGCAGCACCAGGTCGCCAACTTCAGTGGCGTCCAGGTGAGCCTCCCATCCCTGCCCGACAGTATATAGCCTCTCGGATCGATGATAATACCTTTGCCCTGACAGAATTATTATTCCCTTCTGTCGCCGCCGGTGATGTTGCAGGAGCCGAACCTGTCGTCTTCGGAGATGTTCGACATCCACCGCAAGCCCTTCGTCATGTAATTAAGCACCTAGCATAGGTGGCCGTGGCTTCGAGAATACTTCTTCATATATATCGTCGTAACGGAATAATCAATCGACGGGTTTAGCGCTGATGATGCTTCCTAATCATACCTCTGAATCGTGTGACTATCCGCGTGCGTCACCTGCGATGATACCAAGAAAGAACAGGTTTAGCTAGATCATTGGTCGTGGAGGATTTGGTTGGTCGAAGTACCTCCACTGCCTTCTATACACCTCATCATGGTACTAAGGCTGTTCGATGTCTCTTATGTAAACTAAGTGCTTATTATTATATTTATACCTGCCCTTCATCTCAAGGAGAAAGGCATAAGTTGTGAGCCTTATGCAGCTGTGCAAATTAAACAAACATGAAAATGTGTAATACTATGTGTTATGCAGATGTGATGTGACTTATGGAACTGAATCTGACGGGTTCTTCACATCAATATATACAGAAAACAAAATCCTCTTTCCTCTTTCaccgatctttttttttcagtgcCGCACAACTAGTCATGTTACTGTTATAATGTACAAGATACATTTCCAATCCGCGGAGTTGAAAAAAGTTCTATTACATTAGGTTGGTCTCAATGAAGATTTCATAAGAATTTTATTGTCATTAAATAACGTGATATATCAGCAAATTTGATGCTATGGCAGGATGATTGTGAAGAGAGGGATGAAATTGGACTTACACTGTTATCAGGAGTATGAAACCTGTTAAACTAgcatggggggggggggggttaaagaTAGTTTTATTTCATCTGATTGCATCCAATCCCGTGCATCGCAGTTAAATGGTATGGCTGGCCTTTGAAACCGCGAAATAAATAAAACTGTGCATTAGAGATCTTAGTTTATTCATTAAGTTAAATCTCTTTCAATGACGCGGTACTATTGGAAAACGATGGCATGATTTCCCACAAGGGCTGGTTTTACAATATCGAAGAATACAAAAATTTGCAAATCCAGCTCTAGGAGATGCCCAGGTATAAATGTCTACAACTTCATTGGAACTGCACAACCTGATTTAGGTTCCCTCAtttccactagtagagaattgaccttccatccaacccctttAGTCCCTCGTGACTAAAGTGACTTTAGTCCTGGGTTAAAAATGTACCACTAAAGGCCACGCGGGGgcgggggagctttagtcctggttgtaaataCCAAACGGGACTAAAGCACCCCCCCGAAATCCCGGTTGGAAGGGCTAGAAATATCGCACCGACGACcagacccttttgtcccggttggaaataaCTAGGATAAAAAAAAGGTTTAATCCCGGTTGttaattccaactgggacagaaccaccaaccgggacaaaaggggtggtattttgtcctggttggaatttccaaccgggacaaaatctcctcccctataaaatTACCAGACCGAGAGCTCTTCctcagcccgagccactccactccaccagagacactttggcctcctctccatggcaagcaagcaaccttaggggaggCACTGTtcggattttttttccttattttcgtggggatttcactcatccaaagtgttgtgaaggttagctacttcatcctcccttcattattattattatgctttgttttatgctttagagatggagaaaaataagtttttttagaatgagggagaatggagaggatttttatttatacatgtttttgagttaGAATTTGatgatagcttgcttgttatatatgattcgtattagttaaaagaacttgattaatattaggtatgagaaaaaaatagagtaaatgtgttttaatatttagtcattgcaataaaattaaggtaaataaattgtaggtgtaagaaaatagaatttggtcattgctataatttttcatgtcactgtaatttaataataattgtatttctttgaccgataatttatttatctcatgtttaatgcaagaactaaatattataaacaataatcctatacgaagccctatgttcattttccacgtaatacgatgcagatggaccggcaatggatgtaccacctccgtaCCTCCAATCCCAGTTAACAGTGTCTGCACATAGCATAAATGTGCTTGCGCTATTCTctgcacataactcaatcttctccaaaGTCTATGGAGAATCACCTTCGCTCCtctagtaccagaaaataatggtagaacagaagagcttcgaatccacaaactcgggctgaatatcataaaagaatcttgaaatactattccaaacgccttttggagtctaattctcataatagaagtatgatggcccaatatcctcttcaggCAAAGATCTGTTTACTGACCTTGACCTATCGGCTTTTGGTTGattttggcttgccaccatgAGCCATGCTCAAtgaacagatcttttgcctagacgggctattgtgtgtgtgccaccacacttctattatgagaatgtggcacttgctccaaaagatgtttggataattatttcaagatttctttatgatattcagcccgagtatgTGGATTCAAAGATTTtgtgttgtaccattattttctagtaCTGGATATGTGGAGATGACTCTCGATAGACTTAGGAGCAGATTGCGTTAattgcagagatggcttggagggcgaacattctgc encodes the following:
- the LOC101777846 gene encoding metacaspase-1 isoform X1, translating into MSHFGGHFGGRPHGAATTTVRCKYCRASLTAIPGERAIQCAHCNCVTRIRRADRIPLPVMGPMTAPFQRARGKKRAVLVGITYAGMRRGCGELRGPINDVKCMRNLLCQRFGFPSECVIMLTDDQRDPFRLPTKDNIRMAMHWLVQGCSYGDSLVFHFSGLGAQVADDDGDEVDGYDEALCPMDAFQKGPILDDEINEVMVRPLVHGARLHAVVDACYSATVLDLPFLCRVARNGYWQWEDHRPPSGAWKGTSGGQAVLFSGYSDGKSNFAVMPDAYASVGAMTHSFIRAVECEPRGVTYGRLLSSMRTIMKNGGGGGFGDLQGPIGAPIHQQHQVANFSGVQNYYSLLSPPVMLQEPNLSSSEMFDIHRKPFVM
- the LOC101777846 gene encoding metacaspase-1 isoform X2, yielding MSHFGGHFGGRPHGAATTTVRCKYCRASLTAIPGERAIQCAHCNCVTRIRRADRIPLPVMGPMTAPFQRARGKKRAVLVGITYAGMRRGCGELRGPINDVKCMRNLLCQRFGFPSECVIMLTDDQRDPFRLPTKDNIRMAMHWLVQGCSYGDSLVFHFSGLGAQVADDDGDEVDGYDEALCPMDAFQKGPILDDEINEVMVRPLVHGARLHAVVDACYSATVLDLPFLCRVARNGYWQWEDHRPPSGAWKGTSGGQAVLFSGYSDGKSNFAVMPDAYASVGAMTHSFIRAVECEPRGVTYGRLLSSMRTIMKNGGGGGFGDLQGPIGAPIHQQHQVANFSGVQEPNLSSSEMFDIHRKPFVM